The following are encoded together in the Limanda limanda chromosome 12, fLimLim1.1, whole genome shotgun sequence genome:
- the ipcef1 gene encoding interactor protein for cytohesin exchange factors 1 isoform X2, whose translation MSRRRISVKELGQPDHQGWLYRKKESKGFLGMKWKKFWFVLKKTAFYWYNNQLAEKAEGYIDLTNFMIDRAIECKKKHAFKACHPQVMMFYFAAESHEEMNLWLNKLGLASIKYEPTEQNPAAECYSEASDHEEAESKEIPPPPYSTILPGETPAPPGSTHQGTLPPPYSSAAPSEANGSLSSPVSTMTSQSSASSLAKHRQSWLDLVSQASPPAGEAAVVCSAQVHSQQQQLPRVEAEGQREELDGQGEELEGGPQVMESSVPRGPLDVASKEENTAAEGEAQKESSGAQDEGDHGKGSDEMERLYIHLKKASLSPIGDRKPSTKREFRASFVKRCKNHAVNDKLHLIRTLNSTLKSKEADLQVIEQVLTEQDLTSHKFREWKEANGTLVQEICVKLNQQVAPQATKAAASVSAAPVVETSL comes from the exons ATGAGCAGAAGACGCATCTCGGTCAAGGAGCTGGGTCAGCCGGACCACCAGGGCTGGCTGTACAGGAAGAAGGAGAGTAAAGGCTTCCTGGGCATGAAATGGAAGAAGTTCTGGTTCGTGCTGAAGAAGACGGCGTTCTACTGGTACAACAACCAGCTG GCAGAGAAAGCCGAGGGCTACATTGACCTCACcaacttcatgattgacagagcCATAGAGTGCAAGAAGAAACA TGCGTTCAAAGCCTGTCACCCACAGGtcatgatgttttattttgctgccgAGAGCCACGAGGAGATGAACTT aTGGCTGAATAAGCTCGGGTTAGCCTCCATTAAGTACGAGCCCACAGAACAAAACCCTGCAGCCG AGTGTTACAGTGAGGCCAGTGACCATGAAGAGGCTGAAAGCAAAGAGATCCCCCCTCCACCATACTCCACCATACTGCCAGGCGAGACCCCCGCCCCGCCTGGCAGCACACATCAG GgcaccctccctcccccttaCTCCTCCGCGGCCCCCAGCGAGGCCAACGGTTCGCTCTCGTCGCCCGTCAGCACGATGACGTCGCAGAGCTCCGCCTCCTCGCTCGCCAAGCACCGGCAGTCCTGGCTGGACCTGGTCTCCCAGGCGTCTCCTCCTGCTGGGGAGGCGGCCGTGGTGTGCTCGGCTCAGGTCcactcgcagcagcagcagcttccacgGGTGGAGGCAgaggggcagagggaggagctagatgggcagggggaggagctagagGGAGGCCCTCAGGTGATGGAGAGTTCAGTTCCCAGGGGCCCTTTAGACGTGGCGTCAAAGGAGGAAAACACTGCAGCGGAGGGGGAGGCACAGAAGGAGAGTTCAGGTGCTCAAGATGAAG GGGATCATGGGAAGGGCTCCGATGAGATGGAGAGGCTGTACATTCATCTGAAAAAGGCGAGTCTGTCGCCGATAGGAGATCGCAAGCCCTCAACTAAAAGAGAATTCAGGGCCTCCTTCGTAAAACGCTGTAAAAACCATGCTGTCAACGATAAACTGCACCTTATCAGGACACTCAACAGCACGTTAAAG TCGAAGGAAGCAGACCTACAGGTAATCGAGCAGGTGCTTACGGAGCAGGACCTCACATCGCACAAGTTCAGAGAGTGGAAGGAGGCCAACGGAACCTTGGTGCAGGAGATCTGCGTGAAACTGAACCAACAGGTGGCGCCACAGGCCACGAAAGCTGCAGCATCAGTCAGTGCTGCGCCAGTGGTGGAGACGAGTTTATAG
- the ipcef1 gene encoding interactor protein for cytohesin exchange factors 1 isoform X1 codes for MAADDYNPVSLRHKSKKKSRGGNGTMSRRRISVKELGQPDHQGWLYRKKESKGFLGMKWKKFWFVLKKTAFYWYNNQLAEKAEGYIDLTNFMIDRAIECKKKHAFKACHPQVMMFYFAAESHEEMNLWLNKLGLASIKYEPTEQNPAAECYSEASDHEEAESKEIPPPPYSTILPGETPAPPGSTHQGTLPPPYSSAAPSEANGSLSSPVSTMTSQSSASSLAKHRQSWLDLVSQASPPAGEAAVVCSAQVHSQQQQLPRVEAEGQREELDGQGEELEGGPQVMESSVPRGPLDVASKEENTAAEGEAQKESSGAQDEGDHGKGSDEMERLYIHLKKASLSPIGDRKPSTKREFRASFVKRCKNHAVNDKLHLIRTLNSTLKSKEADLQVIEQVLTEQDLTSHKFREWKEANGTLVQEICVKLNQQVAPQATKAAASVSAAPVVETSL; via the exons ATGGCTGCCGATGACTATAACCCT GTCTCCCTCCGACACAAATccaagaagaagagcagaggag GAAATGGCACAATGAGCAGAAGACGCATCTCGGTCAAGGAGCTGGGTCAGCCGGACCACCAGGGCTGGCTGTACAGGAAGAAGGAGAGTAAAGGCTTCCTGGGCATGAAATGGAAGAAGTTCTGGTTCGTGCTGAAGAAGACGGCGTTCTACTGGTACAACAACCAGCTG GCAGAGAAAGCCGAGGGCTACATTGACCTCACcaacttcatgattgacagagcCATAGAGTGCAAGAAGAAACA TGCGTTCAAAGCCTGTCACCCACAGGtcatgatgttttattttgctgccgAGAGCCACGAGGAGATGAACTT aTGGCTGAATAAGCTCGGGTTAGCCTCCATTAAGTACGAGCCCACAGAACAAAACCCTGCAGCCG AGTGTTACAGTGAGGCCAGTGACCATGAAGAGGCTGAAAGCAAAGAGATCCCCCCTCCACCATACTCCACCATACTGCCAGGCGAGACCCCCGCCCCGCCTGGCAGCACACATCAG GgcaccctccctcccccttaCTCCTCCGCGGCCCCCAGCGAGGCCAACGGTTCGCTCTCGTCGCCCGTCAGCACGATGACGTCGCAGAGCTCCGCCTCCTCGCTCGCCAAGCACCGGCAGTCCTGGCTGGACCTGGTCTCCCAGGCGTCTCCTCCTGCTGGGGAGGCGGCCGTGGTGTGCTCGGCTCAGGTCcactcgcagcagcagcagcttccacgGGTGGAGGCAgaggggcagagggaggagctagatgggcagggggaggagctagagGGAGGCCCTCAGGTGATGGAGAGTTCAGTTCCCAGGGGCCCTTTAGACGTGGCGTCAAAGGAGGAAAACACTGCAGCGGAGGGGGAGGCACAGAAGGAGAGTTCAGGTGCTCAAGATGAAG GGGATCATGGGAAGGGCTCCGATGAGATGGAGAGGCTGTACATTCATCTGAAAAAGGCGAGTCTGTCGCCGATAGGAGATCGCAAGCCCTCAACTAAAAGAGAATTCAGGGCCTCCTTCGTAAAACGCTGTAAAAACCATGCTGTCAACGATAAACTGCACCTTATCAGGACACTCAACAGCACGTTAAAG TCGAAGGAAGCAGACCTACAGGTAATCGAGCAGGTGCTTACGGAGCAGGACCTCACATCGCACAAGTTCAGAGAGTGGAAGGAGGCCAACGGAACCTTGGTGCAGGAGATCTGCGTGAAACTGAACCAACAGGTGGCGCCACAGGCCACGAAAGCTGCAGCATCAGTCAGTGCTGCGCCAGTGGTGGAGACGAGTTTATAG